The Brassica oleracea var. oleracea cultivar TO1000 chromosome C6, BOL, whole genome shotgun sequence genomic interval TAGGATAGTGACGAGGACTTTGGTAAGACAAACTCCATACGAATGTTTCAGAGGAAAGAAACCAAACATCGAGCACATAAGGGTGTTCGGGTGCGTTGGCTATGTGAAGGTTGATTCACCGCACTTGAGAAAACTTGATGATCGATCTCGCTCTCTGGTTCATCTCGGAATAGAACCCGGAACAAAAGCTTATCGGTTGGTTAACCCAACGACTAAAAGGATTGTGGTTAGTAGAGATGTAGTGTTTGATGAAACACAAAAGGGAAAGTGGCTAGAAGCTGAGAAAGGTAACAATGATAAATCTGATATGATAGACTTTGGCCTAAAAGGTATCTGTGATAAAGAGAGTTCAGGTGATAAAGAAGATGGTGATGTGAAGATTGAAGTGTCGGATACGGCTCTCGCCGATGAAAGTAACGATCAAGAAGAAGCTCCATTCGAGCTGAGACGCTCTTCACGAGTGTCCAAGACACCTAGCTATCTCGACGATTATGAGCTGCTGGTAGAAGAAGATGAGATGTATGAGACGTTATGTGAGATTGAGTATGAACATCTTTTGATGTTGGTAAACGAAGAACCGTGGAATTACGAAGAGGCAAAAGAGCTTAAGGTCTGGAGAGACGCCTGCGAAGATGAGATTAAATCAATAGTAAAAAACGAAACTTGGATGTTAGTCGATCTTCCTCACAACTGCAAAGCGATTGGGCTAAAGTGGATCTTCAAAGTTAAGCGAAACTCTGATGGAAGCATAAACAAATACAAAGCGAGACTTGTTGCCAAAGGTTACATACAGAAACATGGGATAGACTTTGAAGAAGTCTTCGCTCCAGTTGCTCGAATCGAGACTGTGCGTCTAATCATTGGCATAGCGGCTACACGAGGATGGGAGCTGCATCATCTAGACGTCAAGACGGCCTTTCTCTATGGAGATCTTAAAGAAGAAGTCTATGTATCACAACCTGAGGGATTCATAGTAAAAGGAAAGGAGGCCAAGGTTTATAAATTAAAGAAGGCGCTTTACGGTTTGAAACAAGCCCCGAGGGCTTGGAACGAGAAACTCAACGCCACACTACACGATCTAAGCTTCAAACGATGTCTCAAGGAACCATCATTGTATCGAAAGGAAGAACAAGGATGCCTATTGATCGTAGCTGTTTACGTAGATGATTTGCTCGTGACAGGCTCAAGCATAGAGATGATAGTCAACTTTAAGAAAGATATGGCGGCAAAGTTTGATATGTCTGACCTTGGTAAATTAAGCTACTATCTAGGGATAGAAGTAATGCAAAGAGAAGGGTGCATCGAGTTGAGTCAAGAGAAGTATGCAGCAAGGATCATCGAAGAAGCCGGATTGAAGGAGTGTAATACAGTACACATACCTATGGATGCAGGCTTAAAGCTATGCAAGGCAGAAGATGAAGTAAGCGTTGATGAGATGGACTATCGAAGAAACATTGGGTGTTTACGTTATCTAATACACACAAGGCCTGATCTCGCGTGTAGTGTCGGAGTCCTAAGCAGGTACATGCATAGTCCAAAGGAGTCCCATAAGGCCGCATTAAAACAAGTCTTACGCTATCTGAAAGGAACTCTATCATATGGACTCAAGTTCGATGCAAAAACACAAGAAGGCTTGATCGGATACAGTGATAGCAGTTACAACGTTGATCCGGACGACGGAAAGAGCACCACCGGACATATATTCTATCTGGGAGGGAATCCAATCACATGGTGCTCTCAAAAACAAGAAATAGTTGCCCTGTCCTCGTGTGAAGCAGAGTTTATGGCTGCAACAGAAGCATCTAAACAAGCAATATGGTTAAAGGATCTTCTCGGTGAAGTGTTTGGACAGGCGAGTGAAAGGGTGGTGATGCGTATCGATAACAAATCAGCAATAGCGTTGTCCAAGAATCCAGTGTTCCATGGACGAAGTAAACACATTCACACACGATTCCACTTCATACGAGAATGTGTTGAAAAGGGTTTAGTAAAGATTGAACATGTTGCCGGAGTAAAACAAAAGGCGGATATACTCACCAAAGCACTGGGAGAACGGTAACGATGGAGAACGTGTCTTGTGTTGGTTCAAACTTGAAGTAGCTTGAGAGTCAAGCAATCACTTCCTAATAAGATAAAGAAAAGGAAGTTAGTTTTAGATAAGGGTTATCTATATGTTTCCTAATGAGTTTAGGATATCTAAGGGATATATATATATAAGATGTCATTGTGTGGCATAAGGGTGTGAGAGATAGAGAGCTTTAGTTTTTTGAGATATTTTCTAAAGCATTGTGTGAGATTAATAAAGAGTTTGAGTTCAAGAGTTTGATTCAATATCTTGTGTATGCTCGGGGAGACAATGCTCCCTTCTCGCGACGCCGAGTCTCCTTCCGATCCGTGGAAATGGGTTAAGGAGCACGAGGCTCCTCCGCTTCTCCAAGATGATCAGATCCGACTCATTCTTCGTTACCCGAAAGCATTCACGTTGACCACAAGGGTGATCCAAGGAGAGGTTAAGAGTCTTAACCAGAAACCTAACCTAAAGTTCTTCGACAAGATCAGTATCTCCTCTCAGTTAAGTAATTCAGCTCAATACAGCTTCGTCTCTGATGAGTTAGTATCAAAGGCTTGTGCAAATGGAACCATTAGTACTATTACTGGAATTGATGTCTATAAAGGGAAAGGCTTTTGCAATCTTCTTCAAAGAGTTAGTTATAACGCGCCTTTCGCAGTCCTACCTAACTGGAAATGCAACGGCACCGATGAGTTCTGCAGGAAGTTAGGTCCTTTCGCGTCCGATGGAGACATCAAATCAACAGACGGCGGATTTAAAGACGTGAGCCTTTATATGAAAAACATACACTGCGAAGAAGAAACTGCAGCTAAGTCTCACGCCAATGCTGTGACGAAAGTCTCTGCCGTGTTCCGCGCGGTTCACCCTAGTGAGAATCTTTACCTCTCGGGGAGGAGGTCGGGGCTTGACAACATGACTGTTACAGCCGAAGGGGTTTGGACGCCGTCGAGCGGGCAGTTATGTATGGTTGCTTGTAGGCGTGGGGAGGCAGACGGATGCAACGCTCGTGTTTGTTTGTATATTCCGACGACGTTTTCCATACGGCAGAGGAGTATACTCGTTGGGACGTTCTCTTGTCTCAACACGGAGAAGAATCTGACTCTGTCTTTCTCTCCTTTATCGTTTGAGAAGTTAGTGGAGCCTATGGATATGCAGAACTACTTCCAGTCTTCTTCCGTTACGCATCCGTCTTACAGCTACTCGAAGACGGACGAAGCTGGGAGCATCCTCGAGAGGAACCAGGAGTTCTCTTTCACTACTATTATCAAGAAGTCGGTGATGAAGTTTCCGAAGCTGGAAGACTCCGATGACTCTCTTTCGAGTCTGTCTCTTCTTGCTGAGGATCTGACATTCCATACGCCTGCTTTCACCGAGAAGAAGACATTGATGACAAACTTTGGGATGGATGTTCTCTCTCTTGGTCCGTTGTTTGGACTCTTCTGGAGGAGTTCTAATGCCTCCATTGACGAGCAAACTCCTTACAAGACAAAAGATCAGTACACTGAGAAGCAGCTTCTTCTGAATGTTTCAGCTCAAATCTCACTCACAAGTGGTAACTTCTCTAAGATCTTCTTAGAAGGTCTGTACGACGAGCATACAGGTAGAATGTATCTTGTGGGATGCAGAGACGTGAGAGCCTCATGGGAAGTCTTGTCCGCTAGCGGCGATCTTGAATCCGGGCTAGACTGTTTGATGTACGTGGTGGTTTCTTATCCTCCCATTAAGTCGAGATGGTTAGCTGATCCGACGGCTAAGGTTTCGATATCCAGCAGAAGACCGGACGATGATCCTCTCTACTTCAAACCGCTGAAGCTTAAGACAACGCCGATTTTCTACAGAAGACAGCGTGAGGACATTCTTTCGCGTGCAGGCGTTGAAGGGATCCTCAGGGTTCTCACGCTTACCTTCTCTATTGGTTGCATCGCTAGCCAGCTGTTTTACTTCGGAACCAGTCCAGATTCGGTTCCTTTCGTTTCGCTTGTGATGCTTGGAGTTCAAGCTATTGGTTACAGCTTGCCGTTGATCACTGGCGCAGAAGCTCTCTTTAAAAGAAAAGCATCAGCTTCAGGAACGGCCTATGAAACGCCGTCGTATGATCTACAGAGGAGTCAGTGGTTTAATGTGATTGACTACACTGTGAAGCTCCTTGTGATGGTTTGCTTTCTACTAACGCTAAGGCTTTGTCAGAAAGTGTGGAAGTCTCGTGTCAGGCTCCTCACTAGAGCAACACCTCAAGAACCGCATAAAGTTCCAAGTGATGGGCGTGTGCTTCTGGTTTCCTTGTTCTTACACGCGCTAGGTTACATACTAGCTTTGGCTCTTCATCCAGCGAGGACAGAGAGGTTTACTCAAGTGTATGGAAGCTACACGCCTGGTGCTACAAACTGGTGGCAAACCGAAACAGAGGAGTACATTGGTTTGGTTCAAGACTTCTTCTTGCTTCCTCAGGTGTTTGCTAACTTTATATGGCAGATTGATTCAAAGCAGCCGCTAAGGAAGCTGTATTACTTGGGGATCACGCTAGTGAGGCTTTTCCCTCACGTCTATGACTACTTCGTTGGCTCTGTTCCTGATCCTTACTTCATTGGAGAAGAACACGAGTTTGTTAATCCAAATCTCGATTTCTTCTCCAAGTTTGGGGATGTTGCTATACCAGTTACCGCGATTATGCTTGCAGTTGTTGTGTTTGTTCAGCAGAGATGGGACTATGACAAGCTGTCTCAGGCTTTAAGCTTTGGTCGGTTTAGGATTCTCCCTTCTAGATCTGTTAAGTACGAGAGAGTAATGTCTGAATCAGAGATGGTTTCTAGAGTCTCTGTCAATGGAAACCACAGTGATGAAGAATGAGTTATTTTCTTCTTCTTGATGTTGTTGTGCTAATATTGATGTCTTGATTGATTCCATACCAAGTAATGGATTATGTCCTTGTGACCTACCATGTAACTACTGTTTTAAAAAGATTTTTGATGTTTCAATATGTAAATGTTTTCATATTTTATGAATCTTTATCAGAAACTGTATTACTAATTATACTAGGGGCGGAGATCCGCGCAAGCGCGGGGATGTTAAAGATAGATGTTGTACATGAAATTTTTATAGGAGGTGGAGTCAAGTGTTTGGTTAGTATACTTGTAGTGATTATCAGAAGAGATGAATAAGAAGGGTAGAGATGTGTAAATTCATAGTTATGCACATGTATAATGTTGGAAATTCTATTTAAATGAAAATGCTAATGAAGATAGCGCATGCGAAGGGGATGTATATTTCTATACTGCATGTTTACTTATGTTAAGGTGTATCATCGTATTTTGTAACCGTAATACTAAATTTTAAGTCAACCCTTTAAACAATTAAAACTTATAAACTGTTTTCGTCGGATAAGGTCTGTAGCCGTAAATGGCTTTGAAAAAACATGGAAATAGGGAAAAACTGGAGAGTATGAAATAGGATATGCATAGTAATATAAGAAATTATAAACAAACGCAAGCAGAGTTTGGGTTCACGTTTTCATTGCTTAAAAACTCTCATTCATGGGGGTGTATGCGTCCACCTTTCACATCAGCCGTAGATGTGTTGCTGGCAGAAGCGGAAGTGGATGCGTCCCCACATTTCCCTTCAACAAATGGTGTTTCATTGATGTTGCAACTCTGGAGAGAGGTTCAGATGAGGTATTTTAAACATGAGTCGCATGAAAAAGTTTAGTTGAGTATAGACTATAATACCTCGGTGTTAAAACTGTCACTGGCTGCGGAAACGGTGAAGGTGCAGTGGTCTGGGGAGAAATTGTGTGGAGTGACACGTATATGGAAATCTAAATCTGTCCCTCCAAGTTCTGCCTTGAGTTTCTTGTCGACACCACTATTAACCTGCAGTAGTTAGAGGTTTGAGTGATTGTTAGAGTGTTGAGAGATGTTGGTGGGAAGAAATAAAAACCTCATCAAGAAGAAGAGCAGCTGCAT includes:
- the LOC106300271 gene encoding uncharacterized protein LOC106300271 translates to MKTLNLLPLIFFSSLLSSSPVTLAAFSELGYSTVYESSPASFGEYNEAQPSPKISYDRLIEVRRNCKSVLSSASELNIDSISRDLRKAKKSLSFRNGDWSQPPGGDSPILPFRSTNTSSSPTTKPLNLVSFRVTDLDLPHRTKRYVGVNGVLLLAISTFDDLASRGAREFELWPSHTQLKINVQGVYVENGNDGERVLCMLGETMLPSRDAESPSDPWKWVKEHEAPPLLQDDQIRLILRYPKAFTLTTRVIQGEVKSLNQKPNLKFFDKISISSQLSNSAQYSFVSDELVSKACANGTISTITGIDVYKGKGFCNLLQRVSYNAPFAVLPNWKCNGTDEFCRKLGPFASDGDIKSTDGGFKDVSLYMKNIHCEEETAAKSHANAVTKVSAVFRAVHPSENLYLSGRRSGLDNMTVTAEGVWTPSSGQLCMVACRRGEADGCNARVCLYIPTTFSIRQRSILVGTFSCLNTEKNLTLSFSPLSFEKLVEPMDMQNYFQSSSVTHPSYSYSKTDEAGSILERNQEFSFTTIIKKSVMKFPKLEDSDDSLSSLSLLAEDLTFHTPAFTEKKTLMTNFGMDVLSLGPLFGLFWRSSNASIDEQTPYKTKDQYTEKQLLLNVSAQISLTSGNFSKIFLEGLYDEHTGRMYLVGCRDVRASWEVLSASGDLESGLDCLMYVVVSYPPIKSRWLADPTAKVSISSRRPDDDPLYFKPLKLKTTPIFYRRQREDILSRAGVEGILRVLTLTFSIGCIASQLFYFGTSPDSVPFVSLVMLGVQAIGYSLPLITGAEALFKRKASASGTAYETPSYDLQRSQWFNVIDYTVKLLVMVCFLLTLRLCQKVWKSRVRLLTRATPQEPHKVPSDGRVLLVSLFLHALGYILALALHPARTERFTQVYGSYTPGATNWWQTETEEYIGLVQDFFLLPQVFANFIWQIDSKQPLRKLYYLGITLVRLFPHVYDYFVGSVPDPYFIGEEHEFVNPNLDFFSKFGDVAIPVTAIMLAVVVFVQQRWDYDKLSQALSFGRFRILPSRSVKYERVMSESEMVSRVSVNGNHSDEE